One part of the Thermoanaerobacterium sp. CMT5567-10 genome encodes these proteins:
- a CDS encoding chemotaxis protein CheC yields the protein MNIDKLNETCIDILKELGNIGSGNAITALASIIGKKIDMKIPSVKLMDFNEVQNIFGLADAIIVGIYFDLEGSVKGNILFSLDIESASYLIEYLMGVNVGEVFSDIEKSALQEIGNIMAGSYVSSLSTLTNLDMKISPPAISIDMAGAILSVPAIKFSELSDKILFIETEFFEGSKLIKGDFFLIPDIESFDKILNALGVELDG from the coding sequence ATGAATATAGATAAACTTAATGAAACGTGTATCGACATTCTTAAAGAACTTGGTAATATAGGCTCAGGGAACGCGATAACTGCTTTAGCTTCAATTATAGGGAAAAAAATAGATATGAAAATACCATCAGTTAAATTAATGGATTTTAATGAAGTTCAAAATATATTTGGATTGGCTGATGCAATCATTGTTGGTATATATTTTGATCTCGAAGGTAGTGTGAAAGGAAATATTTTATTTTCCCTTGATATTGAAAGTGCTTCTTACTTGATAGAATATTTGATGGGTGTCAACGTAGGAGAAGTATTTAGTGATATTGAGAAATCTGCATTACAAGAGATAGGGAATATAATGGCAGGAAGCTATGTTTCATCACTATCTACATTAACAAACTTAGATATGAAGATATCACCGCCAGCAATAAGCATTGATATGGCTGGTGCCATATTGAGTGTGCCCGCAATAAAATTCAGTGAATTATCAGACAAAATTTTATTTATTGAAACAGAGTTTTTTGAAGGCAGCAAACTAATCAAAGGTGACTTCTTTCTCATACCAGATATAGAATCTTTCGATAAAATACTTAATGCACTTGGAGTTGAATTAGATGGATAA
- a CDS encoding chemotaxis protein CheD, giving the protein MDNFTFRVGMADAKITKCPGKLITVGLGSCVGIVLYDKMTKISGLVHIMLPYSTQSKNNSNKLKFADTGINALIDMMIEAGADKRYIISKIAGGAQMFATKANLDIMNIGTRNVIATKDVLASLNIPLISEDTGGNYGRTIEFDSENGKLLIKTIGHGIKFI; this is encoded by the coding sequence ATGGATAATTTTACTTTTCGAGTAGGCATGGCTGACGCAAAAATCACTAAATGCCCAGGCAAATTGATAACTGTGGGTCTTGGATCATGCGTGGGGATTGTTCTCTATGATAAAATGACTAAAATATCAGGACTTGTACATATTATGCTGCCATACAGTACCCAAAGTAAAAACAATTCAAATAAATTAAAATTCGCTGATACAGGAATCAATGCACTGATAGATATGATGATAGAAGCAGGTGCTGATAAAAGATATATAATCAGCAAAATTGCAGGTGGTGCCCAAATGTTTGCGACTAAAGCAAATTTAGATATCATGAATATAGGTACCCGCAACGTAATTGCCACTAAAGATGTTTTAGCTTCTTTGAATATACCATTAATATCCGAAGACACAGGTGGAAACTATGGTAGAACCATTGAATTCGATTCAGAAAATGGGAAATTGTTAATTAAAACGATTGGACATGGAATAAAATTTATTTAG
- a CDS encoding sigma-70 family RNA polymerase sigma factor encodes MSLLEQDLWDKYEKDGSSKEDIIIKYMPLVKHIVKRICLSEISKEDVDDLISQGMIGLIDAVNKYDISKGVKFETYASIRIKGEIIDYLRKKDWIPRSLKKRYKSIEKTIEQLEQEYKREPTIEEIMDATKLSKNDVLKTLSYMNAGYISSLDEVIENNLKVSSLTESENTNPENEVLMYDLKQNISKAIDMLQEKERLIISLYYYEDLNYKEISKIMGLTESRISQIHSKAIKKLREKLNDLI; translated from the coding sequence ATGTCACTACTCGAACAAGATTTATGGGATAAGTATGAAAAAGATGGTAGTTCTAAAGAAGACATAATTATAAAATATATGCCGCTTGTAAAACACATAGTAAAAAGAATTTGTTTGTCAGAAATAAGCAAAGAAGATGTAGATGATCTTATTAGTCAAGGTATGATTGGCTTAATTGATGCAGTCAATAAATATGACATATCAAAAGGAGTAAAATTCGAAACATATGCATCAATAAGAATAAAAGGAGAAATAATAGACTATCTTAGGAAAAAAGACTGGATCCCAAGAAGCCTAAAAAAGAGATATAAAAGCATTGAAAAAACAATAGAGCAATTAGAACAGGAATACAAAAGAGAGCCAACAATCGAAGAAATTATGGATGCAACAAAGTTATCAAAAAATGATGTTTTAAAGACGCTAAGCTATATGAACGCTGGATATATAAGTTCTTTGGATGAAGTAATTGAAAATAACTTAAAAGTTTCTTCACTCACAGAAAGTGAAAATACAAATCCAGAAAATGAGGTTTTGATGTATGACTTAAAACAAAACATTTCAAAAGCCATAGATATGCTGCAAGAAAAAGAAAGATTAATAATTTCATTATATTATTATGAAGATTTAAACTACAAAGAAATCAGTAAAATAATGGGTTTAACAGAATCGCGAATATCACAGATTCATTCTAAAGCTATAAAAAAACTAAGAGAAAAATTAAATGATTTGATATAA